Proteins from one Paraburkholderia sp. BL10I2N1 genomic window:
- a CDS encoding GTP-binding protein, translated as MSIRQPEDLGVLRFITAGSVDDGKSTLIGRLLYDSKAVLSDQLSALSRAKNKRTVGDEIDLSLLTDGLEAEREQGITIDVAYRYFATAKRKFIIADTPGHEQYTRNMVTGASTAHAAIILVDATRVTFANGVAQLLPQTKRHSAIVKLLGLQHAIVAINKMDLVDYSETRFNEIRDAYVELARQLGLTDVRFVPVSALKGDNIVTASERMPWYAGEPLLDLLEALPVEIPAGQALRFPVQWVARQDGSQADDFRGYMGRVEAGEVKLGDTIVVLPASREATVAEIIAPVPGGTAQVDRAFAGQTVTIRLAEDVDVSRGDTFVRREQAPEPAKKLEADLCWFDDTPLSTQRKYLLKQATNTVFARIGAIKQVLDVHTLSHATDRHDLTMNDIGRVSLTLQKPIVADAYDSHPGTGAFVLIDEATHHTVAAGMIRAFSA; from the coding sequence CTGTACGACAGCAAGGCGGTGCTGTCCGACCAGCTGTCGGCGCTGTCGCGCGCAAAGAACAAGCGCACCGTCGGCGACGAAATCGACCTGTCGCTGCTGACGGACGGCCTCGAGGCCGAGCGCGAGCAGGGCATCACGATCGACGTCGCGTACCGCTACTTTGCGACGGCGAAGCGCAAGTTCATCATCGCCGACACGCCAGGCCACGAGCAGTACACGCGCAACATGGTGACGGGCGCCTCGACCGCGCATGCGGCGATCATTCTGGTTGACGCGACCCGTGTCACGTTCGCGAACGGCGTGGCGCAACTGCTGCCGCAGACGAAGCGCCACAGCGCGATCGTCAAGCTGCTTGGCCTGCAGCATGCGATCGTCGCGATCAACAAGATGGATCTGGTCGACTACAGCGAAACGCGCTTCAACGAGATCCGCGATGCGTATGTGGAACTCGCGCGCCAGCTGGGCTTGACGGATGTGCGCTTTGTGCCGGTGTCGGCGCTGAAGGGCGACAACATCGTGACCGCCAGCGAGCGCATGCCGTGGTATGCCGGCGAGCCGCTGCTCGACCTGCTCGAAGCGTTGCCGGTCGAGATTCCGGCCGGTCAGGCGCTGCGTTTCCCGGTGCAATGGGTGGCGCGCCAGGACGGCAGCCAGGCCGACGATTTCCGCGGCTATATGGGCCGTGTCGAAGCCGGTGAGGTGAAGCTGGGCGACACGATCGTCGTGCTGCCGGCCAGCCGCGAGGCCACGGTGGCGGAAATCATTGCGCCGGTGCCGGGCGGCACGGCGCAGGTCGACCGCGCGTTTGCGGGCCAGACGGTGACGATCCGCCTGGCGGAAGACGTCGACGTCTCGCGCGGCGACACGTTCGTGCGGCGTGAGCAGGCGCCGGAACCGGCGAAGAAGCTCGAAGCCGACCTGTGCTGGTTCGACGACACACCGCTGTCGACGCAGCGCAAGTACCTGCTCAAGCAGGCCACGAATACCGTGTTCGCGCGTATCGGCGCGATCAAACAGGTGCTGGACGTGCATACGCTGTCGCACGCCACCGATCGTCACGATCTGACGATGAACGACATCGGCCGCGTGTCGCTGACGTTGCAAAAGCCGATCGTCGCCGACGCATACGACTCGCATCCGGGTACGGGCGCGTTCGTGCTGATCGACGAGGCCACGCACCACACCGTTGCGGCCGGCATGATCCGGGCGTTTTCGGCGTAA
- the cobA gene encoding uroporphyrinogen-III C-methyltransferase codes for MGKVYLIGAGPGAADLITVRGARLLGTADVVLHDALVEPAMLDYAPHARKIAVGKRCGQLSTAQQFINKQIVDAALEHDVVVRLKGGDPMLFGRADEEMRALEAAGIEYEVVPGITAALAGAAALKRSLTLRGVSRSVALATHSRAPDTEAIREQVNADSLVFYMGRDSAPEIAQQLIDAGRAGATPVAIVEACSTARERTLTLTLDELAAGDAQVWLDPGQPSLLMIGEAFAERRARGVGSGLLVAA; via the coding sequence ATGGGTAAGGTGTATCTGATCGGAGCAGGGCCGGGTGCGGCGGACCTTATCACCGTGCGTGGCGCGCGCCTGCTTGGCACTGCGGATGTGGTGCTGCACGACGCGCTCGTCGAGCCGGCGATGCTGGATTACGCGCCCCATGCGCGCAAGATCGCGGTGGGTAAGCGCTGTGGCCAGCTTTCGACCGCGCAGCAGTTTATCAACAAGCAGATTGTCGATGCGGCGCTGGAACATGACGTCGTTGTGCGGTTGAAGGGCGGCGACCCGATGCTCTTTGGCCGTGCCGACGAGGAAATGCGGGCGCTTGAAGCCGCGGGCATCGAGTATGAGGTCGTGCCGGGCATTACTGCTGCGCTGGCTGGTGCGGCGGCTTTGAAGCGGTCGTTGACGCTGCGGGGCGTGTCGCGCAGTGTTGCGCTGGCCACGCATAGCCGGGCGCCTGATACGGAGGCTATCCGTGAGCAGGTGAATGCTGATTCGCTCGTGTTTTACATGGGGCGCGATAGCGCGCCTGAGATCGCGCAGCAGTTGATCGACGCCGGGCGCGCGGGGGCGACTCCCGTCGCCATCGTTGAGGCTTGCAGTACGGCTCGTGAACGGACGCTTACGTTGACGCTCGATGAGCTTGCAGCTGGCGATGCGCAGGTTTGGCTTGATCCGGGGCAGCCGAGTCTTTTGATGATTGGCGAGGCATTTGCCGAGCGCAGGGCTCGGGGTGTTGGAAGTGGGTTGCTGGTCGCTGCCTAG
- a CDS encoding CbiX/SirB N-terminal domain-containing protein: protein MGMHGIVLFGHGARDPRWAEPFARLAAKLQALRGEAGPVSLAFLELMTPDLPGAIAAQVAGGCDEVTVVPVFFGQGGHVRRDLPNVVEQCRAANPGVVIRCATAVGEDEGVLDAVVGYCLRQVQR, encoded by the coding sequence ATGGGTATGCACGGTATCGTTCTGTTCGGGCATGGGGCGCGGGATCCGCGATGGGCCGAGCCATTTGCAAGGCTTGCTGCAAAGTTGCAGGCTTTGCGCGGCGAAGCCGGACCTGTGTCGCTCGCCTTTCTGGAACTAATGACGCCGGATCTGCCCGGCGCGATTGCTGCGCAGGTCGCAGGCGGGTGCGATGAGGTGACTGTCGTTCCCGTATTTTTTGGCCAGGGTGGGCATGTGCGGCGGGATTTGCCCAATGTCGTTGAACAATGCCGTGCGGCAAATCCAGGTGTTGTGATTCGTTGTGCTACTGCCGTTGGTGAAGATGAGGGTGTGCTCGATGCTGTTGTTGGGTATTGCCTTCGGCAGGTTCAGCGTTAG